In Equus quagga isolate Etosha38 chromosome 14, UCLA_HA_Equagga_1.0, whole genome shotgun sequence, the genomic stretch NNNNNNNNNNNNNNNNNNNNNNNNNNNNNNNNNNNNNNNNNNNNNNNNNNNNNNNNNNNNNNNNNNNNNNNNNNNNNNNNNNNNNNNNNNNNNNNNNNNNNNNNNNNNNNNNNNNNNNNNNNNNNNNNNNNNNNNNNNNNNNNNNNNNNNNNNNNNNNNNNNNNNNNNNNNNNNNNNNNNNNNNNNNNNNNNNNNNNNNNNNNNNNNNNNNNNNNNNNNNNNNNNNNNNNNNNNNNNNNNNNNNNNNNNNNNNNNNNNNNNNNNNNNNNNNNNNNNNNNNNNNNNNNNNNNNNNNNNNNNNNNNNNNNNNNNNNNNNNNNNNNNNNNNNNNNNNNNNNNNNNNNNNNNNNNNNNNNNNNNNNNNNNNNNNNNNNNNNNNNNNNNNNNNNNNNNNNNNNNNNNNNNNNNNNNNNNNNNNNNNNNNNNNNNNNNNNNNNNNNNNNNNNNNNNNNNNNNNNNNNNNNNNNNNNNNNNNNNNNNNNNNNNNNNNNNNNNNNNNNNNNNNNNNNNNNNNNNNNNNNNNNNNNNNNNNNNNNNNNNNNNNNNNNNNNNNNNNNNNNNNNNNNNNNNNNNNNNNNNNNNNNNNNNNNNNNNNNNNNNNNNNNNNNNNNNNNNNNNNNNNNNNNNNNNNNNNNNNNNNNNNNNNNNNNNNNNNNNNNNNNNNNNNNNNNNNNNNNNNNNNNNNNNNNNNNNNNNNNNNNNNNNNNNNNNNNNNNNNNNNNNNNNNNNNNNNNNNNNNNNNNNNNNNNNNNNNNNNNNNNNNNNNNNNNNNNNNNNNNNNNNNNNNNNNNNNNNNNNNNNNNNNNNNNNNNNNNNNNNNNNNNNNNNNNNNNNNNNNNNNNNNNNNNNNNNNNNNNNNNNNNNNNNNNNNNNNNNNNNNNNNNNNNNNNNNNNNNNNNNNNNNNNNNNNNNNNNNNNNNNNNNNNNNNNNNNNNNNNNNNNNNNNNNNNNNNNNNNNNNNNNNNNNNNNNNNNNNNNNNNNNNNNNNNNNNNNNNNNNNNNNNNNNNNNNNNNNNNNNNNNNNNNNNNNNNNNNNNNNNNNNNNNNNNNNNNNNNNNNNNNNNNNNNNNNNNNNNNNNNNNNNNNNNNNNNNNNNNNNNNNNNNNNNNNNNNNNNNNNNNNNNNNNNNNNNNNNNNNNNNNNNNNNNNNNNNNNNNNNNNNNNNNNNNNNNNNNNNNNNNNNNNNNNNNNNNNNNNNNNNNNNNNNNNNNNNNNNNNNNNNNNNNNNNNNNNNNNNNNNNNNNNNNNNNNNNNNNNNNNNNNNNNNNNNNNNNNNNNNNNNNNNNNNNNNNNNNNNNNNNNNNNNNNNNNNNNNNNNNNNNNNNNNNNNNNNNNNNNNNNNNNNNNNNNNNNNNNNNNNNNNNNNNNNNNNNNNNNNNNNNNNNNNNNNNNNNNNNNNNNNNNNNNNNNNNNNNNNNNNNNNNNNNNNNNNNNNNNNNNNNNNNNNNNNNNNNNNNNNNNNNNNNNNNNNNNNNNNNNNNNNNNNNNNNNNNNNNNNNNNNNNNNNNNNNNNNNNNNNNNNNNNNNNNNNNNNNNNNNNNNNNNNNNNNNNNNNNNNNNNNNNNNNNNNNNNNNNNNNNNNNNNNNNNNNNNNNNNNNNNNNNNNNNNNNNNNNNNNNNNNNNNNNNNNNNNNNNNNNNNNNNNNNNNNNNNNNNNNNNNNNNNNNNNNNNNNNNNNNNNNNNNNNNNNNNNNNNNNNNNNNNNNNNNNNNNNNNNNNNNNNNNNNNNNNNNNNNNNNNNNNNNNNNNNNNNNNNNNNNNNNNNNNNNNNNNNNNNNNNNNNNNNNNNNNNNNNNNNNNNNNNNNNNNNNNNNNNNNNNNNNNNNNNNNNNNNNNNNNNNNNNNNNNNNNNNNNNNNNNNNNNNNNNNNNNNNNNNNNNNNNNNNNNCCCCCGCCCAGGTCACCGCGGCCCCCGCCGGGGAGCCGCGCGCCCGCCCCAACGGCCCTCGGTCCGGCCGCGGCGCCGCGCTCACCATGGCGCCGGCCACACCGGGCGCCGCCAGGACCCCGCACAGCAGCGCCGGCTTCAGCAGGCGGCTCAGGCGGCTCAGGCTCATCGCGGCGGCGGGTGGCCGGACGCAGCGGCTCCTCCCCTCACCGAGCCGGCCAATGGACGCGCGCCGGCGGGCCTCACCTCCCCGCCCTCGGCCACGCCCACCCTCGCTCTCATTGGTCGGCCGCGTCGGCGGGGCGGGCGCGTGGCGGCGCCAGCCAATGGGAGGCCGGAGTGaggcgggagggggcggggccgggagggggcTTTGTTGCTGGGGCGGACTGCGCAAGCGCGCCAAGGGGGCGGGGAGGAACGGGCGGCTGCGTCTACGCAGGCGGCGCGGGGCTGCGTTGCGCGGACAGTTAGCCGCGTGGTTCACTGCGGCGCCGCGGGACGCGCGGAGGTGGAAGTGGGGCGAGCTCGCAGAAAACTACCCCCAGCTCACTGAAAACTGCGGGTTTCCTTTTGAGTGTAAATAAAGTCAAACTGGGGCGTGGGGACCCCCGCCTGTCGCAGCTTCGGTGTCGCTGCGAGGGGGGGCCCCCGCAGGGTCTGGGGGTCACCCCGGCGAGAGCCCGGGCGGAGGCTCCTGCCGCAGTGCCCGCCCTTGGTGCGCGGTGGCGGGAGCGCCACCGTCCTGGGCGCCGTGGCTCCAGCTGCTGTTGCAGGTGACACGTGCGTCCTGGGGTCATGGAAGCAGATGCGGTACCGAGCACCTCGGGGCCCCGCCCCCCGCAGGTGGCACCAGGGACACACAGGTGTGTGCTTACAGCGAAACACAGACCCACGGGGATTTCTTTCCACTTCTAACCTCCCGGCCGCGCACGGTGCACCGCGTGGGGCTCGACGTCTCGGCTAGAAACTTGCTTATTTTCACTCAAGGCTCAGAGCGGTGCGGACAAAAGGGCCCCCTCATTCCTGGGAACTGACTCATGGGATTCCGCCGCGGGCCTGGctgcccccgcccctcccggTCCTGGAGGTTGACTTGCGGACAAGCCCGTGGTTTCTGCTTTTGCGCTGCTGTCAACATCTtatcccctcccttcctgccttgaACACTTCTCCAGAGGCCATGGGGGCAGGGCTGTCTGTTGTTTGTGGGGGCCAGTGAgcgctctccctctgcccctgagcCAGGCCTGCCACAGGGCAGAGCTGGCGGAGTGTGGGATAAAGGCGACTGAGCCAGGATCCCCAGGGCCAGATTGCCACATTCCCCGTCTTGCACAATGGCCTTTGTGTGGCTCCTTCTCTCCAGCCTGGCCGCCAGAGGCCGAGTTCTCGGGGCCCCACCTCTTGGTCCCACCTCTTGGTGGGGAGCCCCCATTGTCTCATCTGGGCCGCCTCCCTTCTCAGGGAACCCCGCTGCCTTTCCTGCTCCCGGTGGCACTGAGTGTTGGGGCCACGCTGGCCAGCCTGTCCGGCCCTCGGGAAGCCTCGGCTGTCTGCCGTTTGGTTGACGGTGACCTATGACTTTGTCTTGAAGATGGCCCGGACACGCTTTTTTCTTTCAGGCCTGCCAGAAAAACAGCTCAGGGCGACGCCCCCGTGGAGCTCACCAAGGGGGAGTGATGGAGCAAGAGGTGTCACCCCGTTGGTGACTGTGCCAGTTAGGATaagggcagaggaggaaaggaggagctgGCAGGGCGGAACAGCCGGCCGCAGTGAGGGGCTGCCCCTGGGCTGTGCCACCTGTGTGCTGGGGGCTTCACAGCTTTTCTGCCCACCAGCCAGAGGCCTTTCCAGAGTGTCCGCCAGTTCTGAGAAGGACTGGACGGGGCCCGTCCTGTggcctgatttcttcttttaaaaaaattgtttgtttttttgaggaagattagccctgagctaactactgccaatccttctctttttgctgaggaagactggccctgagctaaaatctgtgcccacattcctctactttatatgtgggatacctgccacagcatggcttttgccaagtggggccatgtccacacctgggatctgaactggcaaaccccgggctgccgaagtggaaggtgtgcacttaaccgctgcaccaccaggcaggccccccaaaaattgtttttaatggagataaaattcatgtaacataaaattcaccattttaaccacgTTAAAGCATAcgtttcagtggtttttaatatatttatactgtTGCGtgaccatcacctctatctaattccagaacattctcatcaccccaaaagtaGCCCCGTCCCCATCAGCATCACCCCCAccgcctccccagcccctggcccccacgagcccgctctctgtctgtggatcggcctgttctggacgtttcccgTCCATGGGGTCACACgccatgtgtccttctgtgtctgcttctctccctgagtgTCGTGTGTTCGGGTCCGTCCCCCTGCGGCCGTGTCAGGGCCTTGCTCTTCTTCAGGCTGCCTCATACTCCAGCATGTGGGTGGACACGTGTGTGGGTGGACagtattttggtattttgtttattccttcgCCTGTCAgtggacagttgggttgtttccaccgtTTCCCCTTTAACACCAGTTTTTGTGTGGGCGTGTGTTTCCATCTCTCCTGGGTTTGCACCTAGGAATCACATTGCTGGGTCACGTGGTGACTCtgtgtttaactgtttgaggagctgccagaGTGTTTTTCACCGGGTGGCTGGGCCATTTTACACTCCCCCCCATGAGTGTGCGGGCGGTAGCCTGACTCCTGGGCCTCCGGCTCTGCCAGGGCCGCATAGTGAGGGGTGCGAAGGAACAGGATGCCACTCCTTGTCCTGGTGCTGAGGCCACCCGGTCACCGGCAGGACTCTGAACCACTGGCATTGCAGTCGGGTTACCAATTGAACTCTCTCCCCGGAGCACAGTTGCGGTTAACATCTTATGGGGTCGGTGGGCCGGGTAACAGCTGGGCCCTGCCAGCCTCTGGGGGTCCCGAGGCCCACCTGCTCCCCAtgatccctccctcctctctctcccctgccctgaGGAGCCGTGAGACGACCTCACACCCACATGCCCCCCAGCTGCGGCCACCTGCTGCCCACCGGGCCCTCCCCCTGTTGCCGTCCAGCCGCCTCTCCTTGGGCCCAGGCTCACTCGCCCCTTTGAGGCCCCAAGAGTTCAccccctgcctgctgcccagatTTGCGAGTCATTCCAGCAACCTAGAcgccctttcttttttttaaaaggttggccctgagctaacatctgttgtcaattttttttgttctccttcttgttttccccagagccccccagtacatagttgtatatcctagctgtaggtccttctgtctctgctgtgtgggacgccacctcagcgtggcctgatgagcagtgccacgtccgtgccagGATCCacactggtgaaaccccaggctgccgaaggggagctcaaacttaaccactcagccccggggccggcccctctttctctgtcttgaaaCCCACTCCTGACCGTCTCCCTCCCCAACCTCTCCAACGTCAGCCCCTGTGCTCCCCTTCGAATCCATGTCCACATCTCTCACTCCTTTCCTCCCGGAAACCGCCCCAGCCAGGCCCCCTCCTTGGATCTGCCCTCCTCGTGGTCACCAGCGGTGTCTGCTCGGCACGAGTGTCCCAATCCTCAGGCCTGCCCGACTCGTCCCACGGTGGCTTTGCCAGTGCCTCCCTCCGTCCTCTCCCTGCAGACGCCTTCTTCGCCTGGTCCGGACACCTGCCATCCTCCTGCTCTTTGTCTACATAAGGACCGGTGCCAGAGGTGCGCTTGGGAGCCAGTGGAGGCTCTTCCTGTCCCCGTCGTACGGGGCAGTGGGGCAGGGAGACCCTCAGCGTCTGCTGCTTCCTCCCCTACTTCCGGCTGTCAGTGAGCGGCTCCGGGCTCTGGGGCCCATCTCCACTGCGTGTCGCCCTCCGCTCCAGCCTCACCCTGAATTCCAGACTCGTATCCCCCCgcctcctcccatctcctcttGGGGTCCCACCGAGCCCCAAGCTCACCGCATCCAAGACCCGCTCCGCATCTGCCCCCTGCACCTACCCCTCCAGAATCACCCCACCCTGTCAGGACAGCTCCACCCTGcctcttctgtctctccctctctcatctccACGTCCCGTCCACCTGCACATCCTGTGGGCACTGCCTTCAGAATCCCTGGAACCTGCCCACCGCTCACCCCACCCTAGTCAGAGCCACCCCCATCTCTGGCCAGGACGCGCTCCTCATCCTCagcccctccctgtctctctgcctctgccctgctgAAATGCTGACGACGGCTGAAAAAGAAAACGCAACTTTTGAACCCGGCCAAGGACGCCTCCTGGGATCTGCCCGGGGTCACCCCTGACCTCCTCTCTACTCCTCCCCCACACTGCCAACTCACCAGGCAAggtccagcctcagggcctttgcatgggcTGCCTCCTCTGCCTGACACACCTCCCTCCAGACgtccccaggcctccctccctctcctcctgtggGCTTTTGCTggactctctcctccctgccGTCCCTGACCGTCCCACTGGAGACTGCAAAGCACCCAGCTCCCGTCTTGCTCTATCTGTTCTTCCACAGCACTGTCACCTTCTAACATACTTTATAACTTATTTATGATGAGACAGGCAcagtctggggtggggtggggggcgctcTGCGGACCGGACAGGGGACGACCGAGGTGGGAGCACTTAATAAGCACCAGGAGCTAGGCCAAGCTCCTCCCAAGCACGACTGTCCCTTTAGATTCTCAGCAGACCCTCTACAGTGGGGACACTTTATTAATTCCATTGTGCAGacgggaaaccgaggctcaggggCATTCAGTTGCACGTGGCCAAGAGCCAACTGAGAGAGCCGCCCTACAGTTGGATGCACCCATGTTTATAGAGCGCCTCCTAGGCCGCCCGACCGTCTCTGAGAGGCGAGCAGACCCCTGCCCCCTGCAGGCTTCGGTTTCCCCGCGCACACCTCACTTCTGCCTGTTGGGGTTCTAAACCGCCGCCCTAGGCGGGCGTTGAGGGGAAACTACAACTCCCGAGAGGCGTTGCGGTCAACGCCTCGCGAGAACTTCTGATGTGCCTTGGGACGGTGCCGTTCGCACGCCTCTCGCGCAGCCAACCGCCGCTCGCAGAAGGCTCGGGCTGCCCTTGGCGCTGCCGGGCTCGAAGGTCGCTGCAGTCAGGCGTTCGCTGGCGACAGCCCTGCACGGGGCGGATGAGGTGGGGGCCTGACCGGAGCTCGGCGCAGGCGCAGTGGGCGCCGGTCCAGCCGGGCGCAGGCGCAGTGGGCGCGAGCGGCGGCGGCAGCCATGGACGACGAGGAGGAGACTTACCGGCTATGGAAGATCCGCAAGACCATCATGCAGGTGAGCGGCGCGTGGGGCGCCCCGCTAGGCGGACGCGGGGAGGGCGGGCCTCGCTGGGCCACGCGAGGTGGGCGCGCGGCGGTCCGGGGGGCGGGCGGCGAGCGCACGGCCCGGGGTGGGGAACGAGGCTGCCCGCGCCGCCCGGGCGGCTGGAGCCGAGGGGTCGGCCAAGGCGGGGTCCCCGGGCCAAGGCGGGGCGGGGTCGGCGGGGACGGGAGGACCAGCGGCCGAGGCCAGAGTCCGGGCGGCTCCGGGGGCGGTGTCTGCGGGGACGGGGGACCCCGCGGTCCGGCGGCCGAGACCAGAGTCCAAGGCCAGAGTCCGACCGGCCCCGGGGGCGGNNNNNNNNNNGCCGAGACCAGAGTCCAAGGCCAGAGTCCGACCGGCCCCGGGGGCGGGGTCTGCCCGGGATGCTGACTCTGTCTCCGGGTCGTGGTCTCCCTCGAGACGGCAGACCCTGGGTCTCCCTCTTGTTTATATTTCTCGAAGACGGGGCCGCCCCGCGTGCGTAACACAGAACCCCAGAATCGTGGGCTTGGAAGGCACCCGGTCAGCTGGCCTGACCTGCCGTCCAGCGAGGACGTCCCTCTCTGACCTTTCGGTCTGGTGGCTATTTCTGCGCCTCTTCCGCCAACTTGGAGTTTCCGGGGCTGGTTGGGGTGGAGTGACCATGGCAGGCTGGCTAAGCAGTCGCTGTGCCACGTGCATTAAGCCGCCCCTGGTAGGGGACCGGTGTGATCCCCAGAggcccccacccctacccccccGAGGCGTGGGCCTCGACCAGGACCACCCAGCCTCGCAGGGCTGTGGGGACTGAGCCGGGGCAgctgcccccagcctctccccCGCTTTGCAAAGTGACCCTGAAAACAGACCAAAACGGCTGTGCTTCAGACTGATGGTGTTAGGGGCCCTGAGAGAGCAGACGTGAGGGCTCAGGAGGGAGAATCGGGCTGTGGGGACTTCGGGGGAGACGGGGCGGGAGGCGTCTCTGTCCTCTTCTCGTCGACCCCACGCAAAGAGCCCCGGTTTCTGAGCACCGGCTCTCAGGCCGTCCCCCACTTTATGGACTAGAGTCACCCGGCCCACCCAGCAGCCCCTTCCCGCCTAGCTGTCTCCATCTACCCTGGACCCCAGGGCTCCCCCTCAAGTCCCAGCTGTCCCGCTGCACCTGTCACAGCCCCCTGTGAGGCTGGGGATAGGATGACAACAGGCATGGCCGCTGGTTCCCTGGAGCAGGCGGGGCTCTCTGGGGTGTGCCCGGTGTCTGTCTACACTTGTGCCGTCCTCTCCTCGGGCCTCTACACACACCGCCTGCACCAGGCCCCAGCACCCCACGCGGTCCTCTGCAGCGCCCCCGTCCGGCCCCAGATCTTGCCCTGGTGCTCCCGCCACCCTGGGTCACCTGGCTCTGTCTGCCTGCAGCTGTGCCACGACCGTGGCTACCTGGTGACGCAGGATGAGCTGGACCAGACGCTGGAGGAGTTCAAGGCCCAGTTCGGGGACAAGCCGAGTGAGGGGCGGCCGCGGCGCACGGACCTCACCGTGCTGGTGGCCCACAATGACGACCCCACCGACCAGATGTTCGTCTTCTTCCCGGGTGAGGGCCTTGCTGGTCCTCCCGGCCGTGTGTCCCCGAGGGGTCACGGTCTGGTGGCGCTGTCTGAGGGCCTGCTCGATCTGCGTGTGACAGCCGCCTGCTGTGTGACCCAGAGTCTATACCGGGCCTCGTCCTTCTGCCCGCCCTGGAAGAAACTCCCGTCGCCCTCCTGACTGTGGGTGATGGCATTGACCCCTGACCCCTCTCCGTGCCTTGTCTAGCTTCCCTCTGCTCGTCCCCTTCCTCGTCCTCTCTTCCTCGGACATTTCTCCGAGCAGGATTATCATAGGCCTCCCTGCTGGGCTGCCAGCCCCTCCTGACGTTGGGGCGCCCCTGCGCTCAGATGTGCCACGGGGCAGGCTGAGGCTCCTTCCCAGTCGGTTTGCTCGGCTGCTGTAAGGAAACGCCGCAGGCTGGGGCTCAGACGCCGGACCTTAACGTCTCTGGTGCTGGAGGCCGGGGctccaggtgttggcagggctggttcccccCAGGCCTCTGTCCCTCCGTGTGGacagctgcctcctcccactcctcccgtgttcatccctctgtgtgtctgtgtcctcgtTTTCTCCTCATAAAGGACCCCAGTCAGTTGGATCAGGGCCCGCCTTCGTGACCTGCTGTTAGGACAGTCACCTCTTTGAAGGCCCGCCCTCCAGGTGCAGTTGCAGCCTGAGGTCCCGGTGTTAGGACTCCACGTGGGGGTTGGGGACACAGCTCGGCCCCAGACACTGCCCGTCAGTGGAGTGAGACGTAGCACCAGGATGAAGGCTCGGCTTGGGATCCCCATCAGATCCTGGTGGCCGCTGCCCGGGCACTGACCTGCTGGGCTCATGAGGTCCAGTGGTCCTCGAGGGACAAGGCCCCAGGCCCAGTGTGCTGCCGAGAGTGCAAGGGCTCCCACCCCTGGTGGTGGGGGGATGGGACCCGTTGCCATGCCGGGACCACGCTCTCTGGGTCAGCTGACCTGAGGTCCTCACACCTCTGACTCCCCAGCAACGCGTCTCACGGGCTCCCAGGCTAAAGAAGCTGCTTAATCTGGGTTTGCCAAAACTCAGGACCAACCGAGACCTGGATCCCACTCCCAGAGAGggtcctggagggcctggtgCCGGCGCCTCTCAGCTCCCCAGGCAGCTCCCTGTTCTGGGAAACAGCGACTCAAGTCTCATTTTgtacatggggaaactgaggccccagagagGGGTAACGGCCTTGGCATGGGCCCGAGGGCTCGAGGGGCCTCACCGTGAGACCAGCTCTGCTCTGTCCGCAGAGGAGCCCAAGGTGGGCATCAAGACCATCAAGGTGTACTGCCAGCGCATGCAGGAGGAGAACATCACCCGGGCCCTCATCGTGGTGCAGCAGGGCATGACGCCCTCCGCCAAGCAGGTGGGCCGCCACGGCCCGGGCGCCCGGGCATGCTCCGAGCCCGACCGCTTCCCGTTCTGCCCTGACCCACGCGCCTcgcttcccttccccttctcGGGCGCACCCGGTGTGGGCACTGCCGCAGCTGGATGCCGTGTCACCTCCGGCTGCTGGAGGGGGCGCTGTGCCCGCCTGCTCCTGGGGTGCAGCTCCGGGAGCTCAGGATCTGAGAGGGAGCTGCTGTCTGAGTGGGCAGGATGGGGTGTCCCCCAGGGTGGGCCCTGCGCCCCCTGTCTGGGTGTTGGCCAGGCCTGAGCAGAGGCTGGTGGTTGGGATGGAGGAGTGGCCAACACCTTTGtccccctgccctgggggctgcCTGAGGGCCCCACGTGGTAGGGCGGGCCGGCTCGTCCACCAGGCGGGTGTTCCCAGTTTATGACGCCTGGCGTCTTGGGGCACCAGAGCAGCCACGTTCAGCTCCCCGCCTGCCAGCGGCCTCTGGGGAAGAAGTGGGTGGGGTTGTCTCAGGGGACTCAGCAGGGGGGCAGGCAGGGTGTGCCCCTGGGCCCTGCTGAGCGTGTGCGTCTCTTGCAGTCCCTGGTCGACATGGCCCCCAAGTACATACTGGAACAGTTTTTGCAGCAGGAGCTGCTCATCAACATCACGGAGCACGAGGTGGGCGTCTGGAccccaggggaaagggggtgggccCCGGGCCCCGCCCACTGCCGGCTGAGGAAGATGGGGGTGAGCGAGGAGCCCAGGCTGGAAACCCACCCGCCCCAAAGCCCCTCACCAGTTCGGGGCCGGCAGAGATGCGGGGTTTGTGGGAGAACGGGACTCTGGGGAGACAGCCCCGAGCTGGGCGTGCCCGGCGTGTGCAGAGGTCTTTGCTGAGGGACGCAGAGCAGGGGCCTCAGGCTGTGGCCCCTGGGCGGGAGCAGCAGCCCCAGGGGACTCGCTGCCGTGGGCTCCCACCCCGTCTGCAGCATCAGGGACTCTGGGCGGGCTGGGATCTCCTTCCTAGGAGCCCCGGGGCTCCTGGAATTCTCCTGGTGGCCGTCTGCGTGACAGTCACGGGGCGTCAGGAGGGGTGGGACTCAGGCCGGGACTCCGCACACGCCCTGAGCGCCTGGGCTGACATTTCACACCAAGGAAGCGACCCCGGGCCCGCCCTGCACCCCTCCTCCGCGTGGGGCACACGGGCCTGGCGCAGACCTGGGTGCTCTCTCGCAGCTGGTCCCGGAGCACGTCGTCATGACCAAGGAGGAGGTGACGGAGCTGCTGGCCCGGTAGTATCCTTTTTGGCTCCTCCGGGCCgtcccctcctgctccctcctcctcacttTGTGTCCCCCGCCCCATCCGCCCCGAGTGCCTTTTCCCTGACTCTGCGTCCAGTAAGCTGCGCGAGAACCAGCTGCCCA encodes the following:
- the POLR2E gene encoding DNA-directed RNA polymerases I, II, and III subunit RPABC1 → MDDEEETYRLWKIRKTIMQLCHDRGYLVTQDELDQTLEEFKAQFGDKPSEGRPRRTDLTVLVAHNDDPTDQMFVFFPEEPKVGIKTIKVYCQRMQEENITRALIVVQQGMTPSAKQSLVDMAPKYILEQFLQQELLINITEHELVPEHVVMTKEEVTELLARYKLRENQLPRIQAGDPVARYFGIKRGQVVKIIRPSETAGRYITYRLVQ